The nucleotide window ACATGAAGAGTTCAACGTTGGGGAACAGACCAGAAGACAGTGggagaggggagggggagggCAAACTGGAGGCAATGACTGAATGAAATAAGAAGACTTGGCCAGGTTACCTGAACGCCACACTGTGCTCTTCTTTCAACTTTATCAGTCAGAGGTAGAAAACACTTAACAGTAGGACTGACTGGTCTATCTTAAACTAGGTTAACATGGTCAACTTAAGTCAAAAGAGTTACTCTGGGACATAgctatcaaagaaaaaaaacggctgCCCATTAGAGGAGGTTTTAAGAGGCTGTGGAAAGGGGGAATATAAAGGAACAAGAGGAACAAAACTTCCACATATACTCACGTCTGAACGCAGTGCTTTGATGTTTTTGCCACCTTTCCCGATTACAGCTCCTGCATTctgtcagttaaaaaaaaaaagaaagttgagAGAAATTCACAAAAATTACACATACAGTGGAACAGAAAGGGAGACAGGTAAAAAtatatgaacataaaaaaaaaataataataaaaaggatGTTTCGTTTACTTTGCTCTGCAGGAGGATGCGGAGCTCAATCATCTCGTCTGAGCTCCTGGAGCGCTTAAACGATTTCTGCTGATCTGCATCCTCGGCGGGACGCTTACCTGCCGCAAAGAAGATAAACAGACAGCATGAAGCCGGCTAACATTCCTTCCacttaaaagtaaaaacagTGGAAccgcaaaaaacaaactcacttGCCAATTTGGGAGGTTGGCCAAAACAATCCTCAAATAGCAAACAAACTAAACACTAGACTGTACAACTCCCTTAAACCTCAGTTCAGAGTGTTAAGTATGTGGACGCACAGAAAGGTCAGGATGGCTTCTGGCAGTGGTGGAAGTAAAATTGATCACTGATCAGATGCTAACTATTAGCTAGTAAACACAAGGTACAATAGGTTACCCACTAAGAGTTGTGTGCATTAtatatgcataaaaaaaattggagtatatatgtatgaatgaatcaGGGTTTTTACAGCCTACAAAAACTGCATGCATGCCAGCATCAAAGACACTtacggtgctttttttttttcttaaatcaaatcACTCATTAACCATTATCCTTAGGGGTGGCGGAAAATAGCAGTTATTAGTTATTATTACCATTTGTCTCAGTGCTGAATGAAGAATCGTCTTGTTGCTCGTCTTTTAAGTCCATGATCCTCTCTGGGCGTGGAAAAACAAGGTGCGGGCACACCGGTCCGGACAACAGGTGACAGCAAGGATAGACAAGAAAACAGGATCCACTTCCACTTGGCTGTGGTAATCTGTCAACATAGCGTGGTAGAGTTGTGGTGGTGGGGGTTGAATAACcatttaatttaatgtgtttGCTTAGAAATCCTAGTTTGGTCAATGAGCAAAGATACAAAAGAGGAACTGGCACTACTGTAACCTGTTCAACAAAAGAGAAGCGATTTATAGATGCCCCACCATCGTCAGTCGATTTACAAGCAGCCGCTTGTTTGACTTTCTGCTTTGACAATATTAGAGTGAGCTTCAAATACGCCATCACTGGGGGGAAATTAATGTAAGATTACAAATAATTTAGCAATTCGGATCGTGTGATGTCCTTGTGTACGAGCAAGGTAGCCACAGTGACTTATGCTCTATTGGCAATAATTCTTGATTATTAATTGGGGCTCGttagaaggcttttttattaaagaaaaaaaaaatgcatgcgacaaaaaactattttgcttATCGATTAGTCacaattagtcgattaatctgATCGTATtgtgttggtttttattttatgtagccTTTATTTATCCTAAACTTTGATTCACTTACAATTAAAAGTATCAAATTGGTCTACAATATCAAAATGAGGAATGGACCTGGAGGGGGTGTGTGTGGGGAGAATCATTTTTTGCAGTCTAAAAACAGTACTGTATAGGCTTACTGTAATGAAATGGGTTACACACAACCCTGCCAGACacagtttgattaaaaaaaaaaaaaaaaaaaagtgccacaaATGTGAAGTACTGGTAACACAAGCAGTCAAACACACGTATGACAAGgatttatatattaaatatactgtgccacgcaatgcaCTCGAGTGGCTAGATATGACaaaaattgcacagccctattatTAACGTATTTTGTTGTGACCTGCCACTCGCAAACTAGCGTTATTCTGCTGTGAATCAGGCAAGAACTACAAGTACAAATTTTATGCCGCTGAATGTCTACCAGCTCGAAGTGTAGCGGCTAGAGTACTCACCTTGAAGGTGCAAGGTCACAGGTTCAAATACGACtgcgtattttgttttttttgtttttgtctacaATTTCTCACAGCCAGTTGGGAGCTATAAAGGAGCCATGTTGTTTCCGTATTTATTGAAGAACTTAACAGTTATTCTGTGGGTTATGGTTAGGCTGGTAATGTTGATAGCAGCCTATTTTCAGTGGCAAAATGAAAACTTAGTGAAAACAGACCGAAGGGCATGAGCAAGGCAGGAACTAcgacagtgaaaaaaaataaataaataaatatatatatatatatatatatatatatatatatatatatatatatatatatatatatacatatacacacacatacatacatacatacatacatgtttGACGGCTGGAACGGATGAGTAGATTAGCAAATTTATTTaggtattatatttatttagttggTTTGGACCAATAATGCTCGTCCAATTAATCACTTCTAATCAGCATGATATGCGATGATAATAGCGAATGCGTCAATAACTGGTTTAAAGATTCAAATGTTAACGAAATAGCGTGACCAACGTAGTGACAGCTGAAGTTCAACTGACTAGGATTCGTGACAGAAAATAACAGGATACGCTAGCAAGGTGGCTAGCTTAGATAAGCGTACGTTAGCTTTAGCTACGCGctttgtcaaattaaattacaattaaatgcCAGTCGCGCCGGTTTCCGCTGTACATTATTTTCTCCGTGGACAAGAAGCCACAAATCTTCCGGATCGGGGCTCATAGCAACTAATAGCGGGTAATATGGGGTAAACATCAAACGATATCAGGCAAGCAGTTAGCTCCCGAAAGCTAATTTCGCCATCTTGCTATAAAATCAGTTGCACAGGAGTGGCGCGAGCCATTGTACCCAACTTATTCAACGTGATGCCGGTGACTCACTCTATTCACAGCGGCCGCGGCACGGTTTATAACGACGTACGAACGGTCCCGTGATATTTTGAGCTCGAAATGTGTCAGTAAAACCAACAAATGAGAAGTGTACAAACCCAAACGTGCGGTAAGACACCACGCAGGACGCAGGCTGCCACTTCCCCTTCTTCTTGCGAAAAGAAACTGCGCAGCGAAACGCGCGAGGCGATTGGTGGAACGCGGGACGAAAAGCGCCTTCAAGGAAACCTCTGATTGGCTCTTACTGCGATCAATCACGATTATGGGCGTTTCGATAGGTCGTCACCCGGAAGTTCTTTGATTGCAAAATTAGTGGCGCTTTTAAGCCGTTTTTATACTCGAGGAGGTATGTATGTTTACTTTTCAGTTGGCCAACGTGTTAAAGCGTCGAATACATTTGTTTTAAGCTCGTTTTCAAGGTGACGTTATTTAGAGTGATTTACAGTGTATACGTTTGTTGTGTGACGTGTCTTTTGACCACTTTTGGCGCCTTATGAAAGCTTGTGTGTTTATGACACATCCATCCGTGTCGTCTGCTTGTACTCAGGGTCGCGGGTCAGCTGAAGCATGTTGACATTTGGGGAAGAGGCGTCGTACACTTTTAACTGTCAGTCAATCGCAGAACGACATTCGCACCAATggacaatttaattttcaattaGTCTAACTGTTGCATGCATGATTTTGGAATGCCTTAGTATCCGCAAGCACGTAAAAACATTCGAACTTGAAGAGATTCAAACCCCGAACTGTGAGGCGTGTAATGTAATCACTTGGAGTGTTTATGTCACATGAACGTTACTTCTGGCCTGTCACTCGATGTCATCAAAGTGGCAAGATGATGATAGTAATGTCTTCAACAGTGTGGCAGGTCGGTGAATGTACAAGACAAGAATATGGCTCCTCAGGCTATGGTCCAGGTGACCCAAGCCTGGCTGCAATCCTCCTGGCATGTCCGGGTGCCTTTTGCCTGGTTGGAAGCTTGTGTGGAGTGGCTACAGGAAGAGGCAGGGGGTGTGGGCAGACTGTCGCAGCAGCAAATTAACCAACAGGTGTGTAGGAATGTGCTGCACTGACAACACGTAAGCAATACTGCAGACGTTCAATATCCATTGCTTTTAATAATCGATtaacttgttgattaatcaatgaattggataaataaaaacatgttttaatttccatccctttattcaataacaggacattatttcaaattgacagtgcatAAAATGCACCAACATGAATTTGTTATGATTCAAGTTACTGGTTTGTTTCATAATATGTCTTAACatgtgcaaaaatgttgatgatTGTTTTCCCAAgtaaaaaacagatgtttgcaaatgttttatggTGATTCAACTGATTTGATGTAGGACTAATGAAATCTGAGAATATgtactgttgagaggctgaattcCAAGCATTTGGACAATTCAGGTTTCTACAACAGGTTCTAAAAATGGGTGAATTttaatgcttaactcattctacaaatgcaatattaatcagaataccgtgtttagactggTGGTGctgatagaacatattgtaatgattttttttttgggttgactttaaATATTCAGTCAGATTCACATGCTACAGTTGAGGTTTCAAAACAGAAGTTACAGAACTATTACAGTACTATGAATTATGTCTTGACCACCAGCCtataactacaaaaaaaacacgattcCTTATTACATTAGGTATTTGACCAGTGGCTCTTGACTGACCTGAAGGACTTGGACTACCCAGTTCTCCCTGAGGGACTTGCTCAAGTCCACAACACTCAGCTAAGCGGCACTTTCTGTGTACAGGTATGAACTATTCTGGTCACTTATTTATGAAAGTACACGTCACTTCATCAGACCAAGCATAGGAAACATTAGTTAAGATTTTTGAGaattaaatgtggaaaaaaaacagcacataaGAAAACGAATTAATGCACAACTTCAATTTTCATTACAGTGGAACACACCTAAGCTGGTACAATTTGGAATTTGACCATATATTGCTATTTTTAGGGACTCACCTTTTCTTTAGCctctgtcaatttttttgtgtgtgttttttggccTGGaactagttttttattttacatgtctATGACCATTACGTATGTCAACGTGTTAcctacatttttttctgtttagttATTAATAAAGGGTAATTtctatttccattatttccgatgtgaaatatgagttctAAAGGCAgatgaaaaaacaactttgtattgtattgtattgtatttgtgtgtaGCATCTGTTTGGTCACAGGTGGCGGGCGGTCTTAGATGTTACAATTTTTGAGGACAATACTGTGTCACTCAGcaggcaaaaataaaagcagcacGGAAAAAGATAGTTTGCCAAGCTGGAGCTTTCCTCTCTGTTGTAGGTTGACTCATTACTGGACATCAGTCAGCCTGCGTATGGTCAGCTGCAGCAATGGAGGGGCACGGATTGCGCCAATGACGACGTTTCAGTTGTCACACAGTACACTCAGAGGCCGTGGGAGGCAAGACCCACACGTATGCTCCTGCTGCAGGTTTGTGGGCCATTTATGATGTGGAAGGCCCTTTAAATCGATCGGTTTTGATGATTGTTATCATTGTCGCAGGTGACAGATGGTGTCCAGAGCCTGGAGGCCATGGAGTATCAGACGATACCTATGCTGAGCACAGCTCTTAGGTGAAGGACCGCACACATCAGACAGGACAGAAACACCAATGATGGTTCCTATTTTCAACCTCCAGGCCTGGTGTGAAGCTGCAGCTGCAAGGGCAGATGATCTGCAGACTCGGAATGCTTTTGTTGGGGCCGGACAATGTGAGGGTCCTGGGCGGGGAAGTGGAAGACTTGGCCGAACGCAACAACCAGGTTGGTTTTCTCAAATGTGAAAAACTTAAAGGTAGCTTTTCTCTTAACAAATGCATGCACTGTTTTGACAGGGAAGGGTTCTTTGCCGGGCGTTAGGACTACCCGAAGAACAGCAGCAGGAAGAGGAAGGCATGGGAGAAGCTCCTCCATTACACCGAGGTAGAGAACCTCTATGGCAGGGGTCTACAACCTACGGCTCTGGAGCCACTTGTgactctttagtccctctccagtggctccctgtggatctctttaaaaaaacaaaacaaaacaaaaaaaacaattattttaattttagataaaatattatttaaattaattgatgattaaataaagacattaatgattatatattttttttaaaaatatcggagtccacatttttaagttgtcaggaagaaaaaaaagacgaatcgcctaaaaatgttcaagaaatgatgataaaatgttcaaaaaggaaGTAGAAAAGCGgaaaaataccataaaatgtccctgaaattgccaaaattgtcagtgaattgaatcaaaaaggcagaaaagaaaatgtttaaaaagtaaccatgaaatctccaaaaacaaaagaagaaaggctgaaaattactatgaaatgtctttggtattgcaaaaaaaaaaaaaaaaaaaaagtcagaaaagtgattaaaaacaaaaatcagaaaggaaaacgttcaaaaagtaactacaaaatgtccaaaaacaaaaggagaaATCCCAAACATTACCATAAATGttgacaaaattgccaaaaatgtcagaaagctataattagctcttgggccctcagtcaTTGAACTAATGCTAACATACTATTtaggtcatcacaatgttcaaatgttttgctcctctagacagatttttttgttgttatttatttggccctaaaatggctcttttgacaggaacGGTTACAGACCCCTGCTCTATGGTATTTTGGTTTAACTTGATTGTATACTACCAATATATCACTCATGCTACCAAAACTACTTTAGTTGATGCCGCAAACCAGGAAGGGCAGGACCTAGAGCTAGATGACCTAGAGCTACTGGAAGGTCTGGAGCAGGCCCAAgaggaggagcagcagcaggaggtgGTGGCGAGGCTTCCGGTCACTCCGGCTCAAGACAGCGGCTACAGGACGCTCAGCCAGTTTTCGACTCTGTCCTCTAGAAGCACCACCGTCAGCAACCTGAGTGCCTCATCCAGCAGGTGGGTGGTTGTCATTGTGATGTCTTgacattttgtcacaaaaacTCCTCAGCTCGGTCGTAATCGCCATGACATTTTAGATTTAAGCCTGCTTGTCATCATTTATTGCGCTGAACAAAGATGTCGCACGTCATGTAAAAAATGGGCTGCTTCTGTAAggatatgtgttttttttttatttctgcatTGTAGACTGCTGGGAAATTGGAATTGTTCTACTTGGAATAAAATATGCCAAGTGAACACATTAATTCTTCTGTTTGTCTGCCTTAGTAGGTCATTTTGTTTCGCCccacatttgtgtgttttttttgtttttttttttagctcccaAAACCAATTTCGCCTAGCAACATAAAATTTTGTTGGCATGTCTGTCAtgggtagacccacaaaaaaattaataagaaCTCACACCTGaaaagatgaaagaaaacaTCCATTTTGGATTGAATTCCAGACCTTGTACTTTGACAAATCAACAGGGAATTCATCCAAAAGAAATGGCAGCAACCAACCTAGTTGAGCAGAATGTCAAATgctaattttgaagatttgcaATGAAATTTGGCCCAGTTCATTACTGCTGGCAGTTTTTGTGATTTACTTTTGTGTTGTGGACACATGCCCAACGTTGATACTTATGGGTTGCGTCATATGTCAACACAGTGAGTGATATAAGCGCTTGAAGATGCATTTTGAGTAACTCAGTGatgcacagccattttcactgaagcaactcgctttgctcctggctgttttacaggattttgaccgattttgcaaggcccacagaatattatatatttttttgctataaaaaaacacggaacctacaaAAGAgtctcttttctttcatcaggaaataaaataaaaaattctatctatttccgttttgcagcaaaaaGCATTAGAATAGAGCTGAGTTTCAtcatattcacaaatctttagaattgtggggaaagagCTTGTTTTCAATATGTTCCCGGTTGACTCttctgccaactgctggccgtttttgtaattactaccattattTTCAACCGTTCACTGCagatgagaggctgcatcaaagccttctgtatgcttcagcatttaaaaaaacaaacaaacattaaataGACTTATAATtaggtctttgggacatttaaaacatttaaaatagaaggtatttatatgtttttgtgagcaaatgagttaattaaatagTAAGTGTTTACTTAGTCATGCAGTGTAAATCCATCTTTTTAGTTCATTATGACCTTGTCTCCTAGAAGTGAAGACACAATGCGCTCCAGTGTAAGCAGAGTCAATTCATTCCCAAATGGTCGCCGTGGTAACGCGCAAAAGGAGCCCGACCTCGTTGAAGCCTCGCCTTCGCGGCAAGGCCCTGCGGAGCACGACGTCGGCGATGACGGCTTTCCCGACGGGGATTTTGATGACCTCGCGCTGGACGATTTGGACGCCGCGGTCTTTGAGGGAGGCGCTCAGAACGCCTTTCCCGCAGCTCCTCCGCGTGAACCTTCCGTGGAACCCGTCGGGGGTGACGTCATGGAGGATATGGAGTATTTAGCTGAGGGCATGGAATTCAATGGGGAGAGAGTACAAGCGGCAGAGTCCAGCCAGTTACCTGGAAATGAAATAGTTGGGAAAGATGGGAGTCCCACCTCAGAACCATTGGGTGACGTCACCCTCACCTCTCCCCCATTTACGTACCTGTGTCTGCTCGACGAAACCCCCGCACCCACCTGCATAACAATCAAAGCCTTCATTGTCACCCTCCTGGGCAAACTAAGCGCCAGTGACGGCCTGTGGCGAATCGGCGCCACGCTGTCGGACGGGAGCGGCTACCTGGATGCCGAGCTGTCCGACGGGGTCCTGACGGGCCTGCTGGGCTTCACGGTGGCCGAGAAGGGGGCAGTGAGGCGCGACCCAGCCCGAAGGTCCCAGCTAGATGCCGGCATGAGGCGTTGCCAGGAGATGCTGGTGGACATGTGCTGCCTCATGACGGTAGAGGTGGGCAGCGGGGGGAGGGGAGCGGTGGTGACCCAGGCCGAGCCTGTCACCGAGGGGGTCTGCCGCGAGCTGGAGCGGAGGGTGCGAGACAGATAATTAGAACGAGAGCAGGGCAGTAATGAGAACAAGGACATTTAACATGAGCAAAGGTCTTTTTAATGAGACTTAGGTGTTTTTTGTTCCCCTTTTTTCGCGAAGTGACTGCGATCAAGCCACCCTTCCGCTTCCGATCTGGAGGAGACGTGTGAATCCGTGTCGCAATGCATCCCATCTGCTGCACGCGGATATCACATGTTGTCATTAGAGGatgatttcattcatttattcacgGCACAATTTCCCCCATGCAATCTCCTTCATTACGCCATGTGCATTCAAACGTCAAATTTCGACTAAATGCTGAATTGTCAGGCGTATTTTTGAACCGTAACGAGAAGAGTGCGGCAGAGGACCCGAGTTTATATTCAAAATTGCTGTAATGAATTGCCGGCTTTGCATTCATTCATTACATTCATTACGTCTGGCTGGGGAAATGATTGAATATGCAAGGGCAGCGCAGGTCTTCAATAAAGTCGCCGCAGGGGAGCAAATAAGAGGAAAGGAAAATGAGGAACAGCTCATGGTTTTTGATTATTTCTCGTCATTACAGAGCTCCTCTGTGTTTTTATCCTAATGAGTTTGAATGCGCGACAAACTGTTGATGCTTTGTTAATATTAACTGTATACAATCGAAAAATGTTTGGGGTTGTgtacatttgactgttttatctAATAAACCTCCAATGAGTCTTCAAGATAAGAGAAACATTTCAAGGTTTGATTAAATGCTGCCTTTTGGGGACATGCACCACAGAAAGCAAATGCTATAAATGACAGCAGGCGGTAGAAgtcataataatcttttttgttttttttaatcagccaTCACATGATGACTTGTTGCTGTTTGTCCACAAACTAATCCAAAGTTTAGTTTGGTATGCTGCAATGGTCCTCTGCGTTTTTATGGGATTGGACGGTGGATGAAATGTATTTGCTGCAACATTAAACATGCGTACAGGTACAGTACACGCATTTGATATGCATGTGCAATACGGTGACAGCTATGAAATACATAATATCAAAACTCTTGTAATTGTGATTCATGAATATAACCTAGCTGCTTGACCATTTAAAGCGaattatgactttttaaagACCATATCTGATTTAACGTTTATAACATGTTATTGTAGAACTCTCAGAAGATGAAAGAGTAAAGTAATTGTGCTAAAAGTCCATAATTATATTCTGCAATACTGCCATGATGGAAAAACAGCAATGATTTATGCAACATAAAGTGAATCCAATGTCCCCAACAGTTTGAGATGtgcatttctgtttcatgtacagcactttgtatacatcaatgcttgttttaaagtgctttataaataaatttgagttgAGTAATGTCATAGTTTTGCAAAAATTATTCTGAGAAAATCTGCAAATATGAGCTGGAGGGCTATTTTTATGCATAATTTaacgtgggggggaaaaaaacaaaaaacaaatgtcaaatTTCAAATTAAACTGCTGTggtaataaatagaataaaataaaagtattacGACAAAAATCAAATTCTGTTAAACGTTCAGTTTGATTGACAATCTATAATCTTAAGTGCTATTTTAGGTTACACATAAAACTGCATGCATACCCAATGGAGTGTATTGAATGTATGTACAGTCCTGTACATGGAGTGTGCTGCGCTATACTGCTGTGGGGACTTCCATTCGTCTCGTTAGTCTTGCTTCATTAAGAGCTAATCAGGTTGGGTGTCTAAATGCAGACCCGACCATGCATGCTGATAGCCTGTTTTGTGCTAATGAGTATGGGCGGGGCCTAATGGGAGACGCATGCAGAGGGGAGGAGGGTTGCCTGTGATATGTATGCTATGCATGATGTATGATTGTGTTTTGTCTTTGCGCTGGCGGCACCGTCCAGTATGGCTAAGACCATTACAAAAAAtgtggagtttttatttattttgtggctaTTTTAACCTTTTCCTGATCCTTTCACGCTGGGCAACTCCAAAGTGgaagagtccaacccctctcaagataAGAGgtctggtaccagagcccaaacTGTGTGTTGAGGCGAGTCCAACAAAATCtgtagtcggaacttctctccCTTGCACACCAGCTTGGTCtacttccctgccagagagctGACATTCTACGTCccttagagcaggggtggccaagttgggtcctcgagagcccctatccagcctgttttccatgtctccgtcattcagcgcagctgaatctaatgatcagctaatcggCAAGCTTTGcacaagcctgataacgatcctgatcatgaattaGGTGTGTTAGTGGGGAGAA belongs to Festucalex cinctus isolate MCC-2025b chromosome 5, RoL_Fcin_1.0, whole genome shotgun sequence and includes:
- the rmi1 gene encoding recQ-mediated genome instability protein 1 isoform X1; the encoded protein is MAPQAMVQVTQAWLQSSWHVRVPFAWLEACVEWLQEEAGGVGRLSQQQINQQVFDQWLLTDLKDLDYPVLPEGLAQVHNTQLSGTFCVQVDSLLDISQPAYGQLQQWRGTDCANDDVSVVTQYTQRPWEARPTRMLLLQVTDGVQSLEAMEYQTIPMLSTALRPGVKLQLQGQMICRLGMLLLGPDNVRVLGGEVEDLAERNNQGRVLCRALGLPEEQQQEEEGMGEAPPLHRVDAANQEGQDLELDDLELLEGLEQAQEEEQQQEVVARLPVTPAQDSGYRTLSQFSTLSSRSTTVSNLSASSSRSEDTMRSSVSRVNSFPNGRRGNAQKEPDLVEASPSRQGPAEHDVGDDGFPDGDFDDLALDDLDAAVFEGGAQNAFPAAPPREPSVEPVGGDVMEDMEYLAEGMEFNGERVQAAESSQLPGNEIVGKDGSPTSEPLGDVTLTSPPFTYLCLLDETPAPTCITIKAFIVTLLGKLSASDGLWRIGATLSDGSGYLDAELSDGVLTGLLGFTVAEKGAVRRDPARRSQLDAGMRRCQEMLVDMCCLMTVEVGSGGRGAVVTQAEPVTEGVCRELERRVRDR
- the rmi1 gene encoding recQ-mediated genome instability protein 1 isoform X2, translated to MAPQAMVQVTQAWLQSSWHVRVPFAWLEACVEWLQEEAGGVGRLSQQQINQQVFDQWLLTDLKDLDYPVLPEGLAQVHNTQLSGTFCVQVDSLLDISQPAYGQLQQWRGTDCANDDVSVVTQYTQRPWEARPTRMLLLQVTDGVQSLEAMEYQTIPMLSTALRPGVKLQLQGQMICRLGMLLLGPDNVRVLGGEVEDLAERNNQGRVLCRALGLPEEQQQEEEGMGEAPPLHRVDAANQEGQDLELDDLELLEGLEQAQEEEQQQEVVARLPVTPAQDSGYRTLSQFSTLSSRSTTVSNLSASSSSEDTMRSSVSRVNSFPNGRRGNAQKEPDLVEASPSRQGPAEHDVGDDGFPDGDFDDLALDDLDAAVFEGGAQNAFPAAPPREPSVEPVGGDVMEDMEYLAEGMEFNGERVQAAESSQLPGNEIVGKDGSPTSEPLGDVTLTSPPFTYLCLLDETPAPTCITIKAFIVTLLGKLSASDGLWRIGATLSDGSGYLDAELSDGVLTGLLGFTVAEKGAVRRDPARRSQLDAGMRRCQEMLVDMCCLMTVEVGSGGRGAVVTQAEPVTEGVCRELERRVRDR